Below is a window of Candidatus Margulisiibacteriota bacterium DNA.
AAGCGATTCAAAATAGGCAAAAATTCCGGCATTGAGGCGGGTGTGGTGTTTGTGATGTCCTCTAACCGCTTTCTTGCCCAGCGGGGTTAAACGAAAATAGAGTTCTTTCTGGTTATCCGGCAGATGGTAACTTTCGACCAATTCTTTTTCCGTAAGTTTTTTGACAACCTGAGTAATGGCGCCTTTGGTTATGCCAAGCCGCGCGGCGAGAGCACTGGGATTCTCACCCGCATGTACGGCGATAGTATCCAGCAAATGCACTTCCGAATGATACAAGGAAAAGCCTATGCCATAGTCCCACGGTGTTTTCTTCTCCGCGTTAAGCACCGTTATAACTTTATTGATTTTTTCCGCCAGGACCAAGGCAAGTTGTCTATCCATATTCCATTTATAATATAGCAACTAAATAATCTTGTCCAGCTTGGCGCTAAAAACCGCTAGCGCTCATTGCTTGATAATGATCACCGTCGTATCTTTATCTTTG
It encodes the following:
- a CDS encoding MarR family transcriptional regulator encodes the protein MDRQLALVLAEKINKVITVLNAEKKTPWDYGIGFSLYHSEVHLLDTIAVHAGENPSALAARLGITKGAITQVVKKLTEKELVESYHLPDNQKELYFRLTPLGKKAVRGHHKHHTRLNAGIFAYFESLTRKEGQVIIKFLDVLLINGAKAWQNIPAL